In one window of Eubalaena glacialis isolate mEubGla1 chromosome 13, mEubGla1.1.hap2.+ XY, whole genome shotgun sequence DNA:
- the TXNDC11 gene encoding thioredoxin domain-containing protein 11 isoform X3: MQKTETLLLFSCNISVSSEPGVLGYFEFSGSPQPPGYLTFFTSALHSLKKDYLGTVRFGVITNKHLAKLVSLVHSGSVYLHRHFNTSLVFPREVINYTAENIYKWALENRETLLRWLRPHGGKSLLLNNELKKGPALFVFIPFNPLAESHPLIDEITEVALEYNNCHGDQVVERLLQHLRRVDAPVFKSLAPEPPAQLPDPPLITESPCCNTVVLPQWHSISRTHNVCELCVNQTAGGLRPRSVSMPQCSFFEMAAALDSFYLKEQTFYHVASDSIECRNFLSFYSPFSYYTACCRTINRGVTGFIDSEQDVFETPTIAFSSLEKKCEVDTPSSVPHIEENRYLFPELDVDSTSFIGLSCRTNKTLNIYLLDSNLFWLYAERLGAPSAARVKGFAAIVDVKEESHYVLDPKQALMKFTLESFIQNFSVLYSPLKRHLIGSDSAQFPSQHLITEVTTDTFWEVVLQKQDVLLLYYAQWCGFCPALNHVFIQLARLLPVDTFTVARIDVSQNDLPWEFMVDRLPTVLFFPCNRKDLSVKYPEDLPITLPNLLRFILHHSDPASAPQNLVNPPTKECLQREAVLQQGHISHLEREIQKLRAEISALQQAQGQVEARLSSTRRDEQQLRRRQHTLERQHSLLQRHSEQLQALHEQKSRQLEEVARQLQELADASENLLTENTWLKILVATMEQKLEGRDGAEGRAPPDDARSDYRKPSGAPRLPASTPPPSNVSSTLASERSTENRTD, translated from the exons attACCTAGGAACAGTACGATTTGGGGTTATCACAAATAAACATCTTGCGAAACTGGTATCCTTAGTACACTCTGGAAGTGTGTATTTACATAGACATTTCAACACATCACTT GTCTTTCCCAGGGAGGTCATCAACTACACAGCTGAGAACATCTATAAGTGGGCCTTAGAAAACCGAGAGACGCTCCTTCGATGGCTGCGGCCACACGGCGGCAAGAGTCTCCTGCTGAACAATGAACTGAAGAAGGGACCAGCACTTTTTGTATTTATACCTTTTAATCCCTTAGCCGAAAGTCATCCTTTAATAGATGAG ATCACCGAAGTGGCCTTGGAGTACAACAACTGTCACGGGGACCAGGTGGTGGAGCGGCTCCTTCAGCACCTGCGGCGAGTGGACGCCCCGGTGTTCAAGTCTCTGGCACCTGAGCCCCCGGCCCAGCTGCCGGACCCGCCGCTGATAACGGAGTCCCCCTGCTGCAACACCGTGGTGCTGCCCCAGTGGCACTCCATCTCCAGGACCCACAACGTGTGTGAACTGTGTGTCAACCAGACCGCCGGCGGCCTCAGGCCAAGGTCGGTCAGCATGCCCCAGTGCAGCTTTTTCGAGATGGCAGCAGCTCTGGATTCTTTCTACCTCAAGGAGCAGACCTTTTATCATGTGGCATCAGACAGCATAGAATGCAGGAATTTTCTAAGTTTCTATAGCCCTTTCAGCTACTACACTGCATGTTGCAGGACCATAAACAGGGGCGTGACAGGCTTCATTGATTCTGAACAAGATGTCTTTGAAACCCCGACCATTGCATTTTCTTCCCTTGAGAAGAAATGTGAGGTTGATACCCCAAGCTCCGTTCCTCACATTGAGGAGAACAGGTATCTCTTTCCTGAACTGGACGTGGATAGCACAAGCTTCATAGGCCTGAGCTGCAGAACCAACAAGACCCTGAACATCTACCTTTTGGATTCCAATTTATTTTGGTTGTATGCAGAGAGGCTGGGTGCTCCGAGCGCTGCTCGGGTGAAAGGATTTGCTGCAATTGTTGACGTGAAAGAAGAGTCTCACTATGTCTTGGATCCAAAACAAGCTCTTATGAAGTTCACCCTAG AGTCTTTCATTCAAAACTTCAGCGTTCTCTACAGTCCCTTGAAAAGGCATCTTATTGGAAGTGACTCTGCCCAGTTCCCATCTCAGCATTTAATCACTGAAGTGACAACTGATACCTTTTGGGAAGTAGTCCTTCAAAAACAG GATGTGTTGCTGCTTTATTATGCACAGTGGTGCGGCTTCTGTCCAGCCCTCAATCACGTCTTTATCCAGCTAGCTCGGCTCCTGCCCGTGGATACATTCACTGTGGCGAG GATTGATGTATCTCAGAATGATCTTCCTTGGGAATTTATGGTTGACCGTCTTCCTACTGtcttattttttccctgtaacag aAAGGACCTAAGTGTGAAATACCCCGAAGACCTTCCCATCACCCTTCCAAATCTGCTGAGGTTCATTTTGCATCACTCAGACCCTGCTTCTGCCCCCCAGAACTTGGTTAACCCTCCTACCAAAGAGTGTCTTCAGAGAGAGGCCGTCCTGCAGCAGGGGCACATCTCCCATCTGGAGAGGGAGATCCAGAAGCTGAGGGCGGAGATCAGCGCCCTGCAGCAGGCGCAGGGGCAGGTGGAGGCCCGGCTCTCGAGCACGCGCAGGGACGAGCAGCAGCTGCGGCGGCGGCAGCACACGCTGGAGAGGCAGCACAGCCTGCTCCAGCGGCACAGCGAGCAGCTGCAGGCCCTGCACGAGCAGAAGAGCCGGCAGCTTGAGGAGGTGGCCCGCCAGCTCCAGGAGCTGGCCGATGCCTCGGAGAACCTCCTCACCGAGAACACCTGGCTCAAGATCCTGGTGGCCACCATGGAGCAGAAACTGGAGGGCAGGGACGGGGCCGAAGGCCGTGCTCCCCCGGACGACGCGCGATCGGACTACCGCAAGCCCTCGGGCGCCCCCCGGCTACCAGCCAGCACCCCTCCGCCTTCCAACGTCAGCTCCACGCTGGCCTCCGAAAGGAGCACCGAGAACAGGACAGACTAA